The following coding sequences lie in one Takifugu rubripes chromosome 8, fTakRub1.2, whole genome shotgun sequence genomic window:
- the chrnb1 gene encoding acetylcholine receptor subunit beta yields the protein MKYLLLLPLSCCLCSLIPLGGASEVEKTLMKTLFSNYTLKVRPAVSPEQRVVVRVGMILSSFVGLNMKNEEMSTIVVMNLEWTDYRLSWSPKQYGGIEVLRIPSGKVWLPDIVLINNNDGVFHVALHVHVQVYSNGRVTWTPPALYCSSCGVKVEYFPFDWQNCSMQFRSYTYDSTEIDVQYALNLRGQEIREIQLDEAFTEGGEWYIKHRPSRKVMLDDEYEGMVFYLIIERKPLYYVLNIILPCILITIIAIFNFYLPPDAGEKMGLSINVLLTLTVFLLLLADKIPETSLGVPIIVNYIMLTMILVTFSVILSVVVLNLHHRSPNTHQMPMWVRKIFIHLLPPYLCMMRPKVEAPLYLEALPRREKKVTTVSKVADEYFIRKPDMSVLFPKPNRFHSEGLCTDLRKFIDGPSSYLSLPEELKSAIEAITYIAEALQAEKDYEALKKDWQYVAMVVDRMFLWIFVIFTTVGTLAIFAEASFNRAPANPFPTTAKDVWFS from the exons ATGAAATATCTGCTTCTTCTGCCACTGTCATGCTGCTTATGCAGCTTGATCCCACTGGGAG gtGCATCTGAGGTGGAGAAGACTCTTATGAAAACTCTCTTTTCAAACTATACGCTAAAAGTGAGGCCAGCCGTCAGCCCCGAGCAGAGGGTGGTGGTCCGTGTGGGTATGATCCTGTCGTCGTTTGTTGGCCTG AAtatgaaaaatgaagaaatgagcACAATTGTTGTCATGAATCTG GAATGGACAGATTATCGGTTGTCATGGTCACCTAAGCAATATGGTGGCATTGAGGTGTTGCGTATCCCATCGGGGAAGGTTTGGCTGCCTGACATTGTCCTCATTAACAA TAATGACGGAGTATTTCATGTGGCACTGCACGTCCATGTCCAGGTTTACAGCAATGGCAGAGTAACCTGGACTCCCCCTGCTCTCTACTGTAGTTCATGTGGAGTAAAG GTAGAGTATTTCCCCTTTGACTGGCAAAACTGCTCCATGCAGTTCCGCTCCTACACTTACGACTCGACAGAAATAGATGTGCAGTACGCGCTAAACTTGAGAGGACAAGAGATCAGGGAGATCCAGCTGGATGAGGCTTTCACTG AGGGTGGCGAGTGGTACATCAAACACAGGCCAAGCAGGAAGGTCATGTTGGATGATGAGTACGAGGGAATGGTCTTCTACCTGATCATCGAGAGGAAGCCCCTTTACTATGTGTTGAACATCATCCTCCCTTGCATCCTCATCACTATCATTGCCATCTTTAACTTCTATCTACCACCTGATGCTG GAGAAAAGATGGGCCTGTCCATCAATGTGTTGCTCACCCTCActgtcttcctgctgctgcttgctgatAAGATCCCCGAAACGTCGCTGGGGGTGCCCATCATTGTCAACTACATCATGCTCACCATGATCCTAGTGACATTCTCAGTCATCCTCAGTGTGGTCGTCCTGAATCTGCACCACCGCTCACCAAACACCCATCAGATGCCAATGTGGGTTCGCAAG ATCTTCATCCACCTGCTGCCCCCTTACCTGTGCATGATGCGGCCCAAAGTCGAGGCCCCCCTCTATCTGGAGGCCCTGCCCCGCAGGGAGAAAAAGGTCACCACCGTCAGCAAGGTGGCCGATGAATACTTCATCCGCAAGCCCGATATGTCTGTCCTGTTCCCTAAACCcaacag GTTTCACTCCGAAGGCTTGTGCACAGACCTGAGGAAGTTCATCGACGGCCCCAGCTCCTACCTCTCTCTGCCCGAGGAGCTAAAGTCTGCTATCGAAGCTATCACATACATCGCCGAGGCTCTTCAGGCCGAGAAGGACTATGAAGCC CTGAAGAAAGACTGGCAATATGTTGCCATGGTAGTGGACCGCATGTTCCTCTGGATTTTTGTCATCTTCACCACAGTGGGCACTTTGGCCATTTTCGCTGAGGCTAGCTTTAACCGTGCCCCTGCCAACCCCTTCCCCACGACTGCAAAAGACGTTTGGTTTTCGTAG
- the chrnb1l gene encoding cholinergic receptor, nicotinic, beta 1 (muscle) like has protein sequence MDIPSRMNVFLIVCSCLCLTFTGASEIERRLHQKIFHNYNMKVRPARYWEEKVMVRVGMTLSQLVSLNEKNEEMTTNVFMNLAWSDYRLSWKPEEYDNITVLRIPPNKVWRPDIYLINNNDGQFDVALYVNVLVYNDGTVNWLPPAIYRSSCSIQVSYFPFDWQNCSMVFRSYTYDASEVDLQYFLDDDGKEVHEIVIDENAFTENGEWAICHKPSRKNIKEDLYEDITFYLIIQRKPLFYIINIIVPCILTSVLAIFVFYLPPGAGEKMTLSISVLIALTVFMLLLADKVPETSLGIPIIVNYVMFTMILVTFSVILSVVVLNLHHRTPSTHIMPNWVRKVFIHFLPKYIGMTRPKLEEHDDTSEEEPIRSFNGRQPGGEYFIRKINPDLVMPWRSRCESTVQLQRLAHSDSFCLILPPNLKSAIEAVTYMAEQLKKQDTDDSMTGDWQFIALVVDRLFLWLFVIITTLGTLVIFLDASFNYTPDDPFP, from the exons ATGGACATTCCTTCTAGGATGAATGTATTTCTCATCGTATGCAGCTGTCTTTGTCTCACCTTTACTG GAGCCTCAGAAATAGAACGGAGGCTCCACCAAAAGATCTTTCATAACTACAACATGAAGGTCAGGCCTGCTCGTTACTGGGAGGAGAAGGTGATGGTCCGAGTGGGGATGACCCTGTCCCAACTCGTCAGCCTG AATGAGAAGAATGAAGAAATGACAACCAACGTTTTCATGAATCTG GCATGGTCAGACTAcaggttgtcatggaaaccagagGAATACGACAACATCACAGTCTTAAGGATTCCTCCCAATAAAGTGTGGAGGCCTGACATCTACCTTATAAACAA TAATGATGGTCAGTTCGATGTGGCTCTCTACGTCAACGTCTTGGTTTACAATGATGGCACAGTCAACTGGCTTCCTCCAGCCATCTACCgcagctcctgctccattcaG GTTTCGTACTTTCCATTTGACTGGCAGAACTGCAGCATGGTGTTCCGCTCGTACACTTATGATGCCTCCGAGGTGGACCTGCAGTACTTCCTAGATGATGATGGCAAAGAAGTTCACGAGATTGTTatagatgagaatgcattcacaG AAAATGGAGAGTGGGCTATCTGTCACAAACCCTCAAGAAAGAACATCAAGGAAGACCTGTATGAGGACATTACCTTCTACCTAATCATACAGAGGAAACCTCTTTTCTACATCATCAACATTATCGTGCCCTGCATCTTAACCAGCGTGCTGGCTATTTTTGTCTTCTACCTCCCTCCCGGAGCAG gagaaaagatGACTCTCTCCATTTCTGTCCTCATCGCTCTGACTGTCTTCATGCTTCTGCTGGCTGACAAGGTCCCTGAGACTTCTCTGGGCATTCCGATCATCGTCAACTACGTCATGTTCACCATGATCTTGGTCACCTTTTCCGTCATCCTGAGTGTCGTCGTCCTCAACCTGCACCACCGAACGCCCAGCACACATATCATGCCAAACTGGGTTCGAAAG GTGTTCATTCACTTCCTTCCCAAGTACATTGGCATGACGAGGCCCAAGCTGGAAGAGCACGACGACACAAGTGAAGAGGAGCCGATAAGAAGCTTTAATGGCCGTCAGCCCGGAGGAGAGTATTTCATTCGCAAAATCAACCCTGATCTGGTGATGCCTTGGAGAAGCAG GTGTGAGAGCACGGTACAGCTGCAGCGGCTTGCCCACTCCGACAGCTTCTGCCTGATCCTCCCTCCCAACCTGAAGTCCGCCATTGAAGCCGTGACATAcatggcagagcagctgaagAAACAAGACACGGATGACTCG atgACAGGAGACTGGCAGTTCATCGCCCTTGTGGTGGACCGTCTTTTCCTCTGGTTGTttgtcatcatcaccacccTGGGCACCTTGGTCATCTTCTTAGATGCCAGTTTCAACTACACACCTGACGACCCCTTTCCATGA